From Oceanipulchritudo coccoides, the proteins below share one genomic window:
- a CDS encoding DUF4126 family protein, whose protein sequence is MDLTSLIYLTGASGFFTSRAFIPAFFTAVFLRYGEHFPWIGTMEFVQTTGAEPTWFTNNYTILALGVLSILEVGATKIPEAQEALDGVHKYAKTGLSALAAMGVLGSRDIAFAEGMISQAGVFEMVVSAVVGGAVFFFSTIRSGVMDLLAMSDPDDDLGIRGLISWFEDLWSSFGIFLLILYPFVILTVLAVVLGLLFAMRKWAEYKEEKSRIPCTSCGELVYACAVECPKCHTAVENPKDIGFFSQTVDRPAQPGKEQELRLVSKRRCAKCATRIEKRRLPQSCPVCEHSILSDRADQELYTAKVRNRLPKVLGVTFLLSLVPILGIIPGIIYYRIQLIAPFRAYIPASRGFVLRWVVRILFLLLISLQLIPGLGGFMVPIMALISYALYSGYFNKTLREGSSPA, encoded by the coding sequence ATGGACCTGACTTCTCTAATTTACCTTACCGGAGCATCCGGATTTTTCACCTCACGCGCCTTCATTCCCGCCTTTTTCACGGCGGTTTTTCTGCGTTATGGGGAGCATTTTCCGTGGATCGGCACGATGGAATTTGTCCAGACCACCGGTGCTGAACCGACCTGGTTCACCAACAACTACACAATCCTTGCCTTGGGCGTTCTCTCCATTCTGGAAGTCGGCGCGACCAAGATCCCCGAGGCGCAGGAAGCACTCGACGGTGTCCACAAGTACGCCAAGACAGGCCTCTCTGCCCTTGCCGCAATGGGCGTTCTCGGCAGCCGTGATATTGCTTTCGCAGAGGGCATGATCTCCCAGGCCGGCGTTTTCGAGATGGTCGTGAGTGCCGTCGTGGGTGGTGCGGTCTTCTTTTTCAGCACGATCCGGTCGGGTGTGATGGATCTGCTCGCCATGTCGGATCCTGATGATGACCTTGGCATTCGCGGCCTCATCAGCTGGTTTGAAGACTTGTGGAGCTCCTTCGGGATTTTCCTCCTGATTTTATATCCTTTCGTCATCCTGACAGTTCTGGCAGTGGTCCTTGGCCTTCTTTTCGCCATGAGAAAATGGGCCGAGTACAAGGAGGAAAAATCTAGAATTCCCTGCACTTCCTGTGGCGAGCTTGTCTATGCCTGCGCCGTTGAGTGTCCGAAGTGCCACACCGCTGTTGAAAATCCCAAGGATATCGGGTTTTTCTCGCAGACCGTCGATCGACCCGCCCAACCGGGCAAGGAGCAGGAGCTGCGCCTCGTCAGTAAACGGCGATGTGCCAAGTGTGCCACACGCATAGAAAAGCGACGCTTGCCGCAGAGCTGCCCAGTTTGCGAACATTCCATTCTCAGCGACCGGGCTGACCAAGAGCTGTACACGGCCAAAGTCCGCAACCGGCTTCCAAAAGTTCTTGGCGTCACCTTTCTTCTCAGCCTTGTCCCGATTCTCGGGATCATTCCGGGAATTATCTATTACCGCATACAACTGATTGCGCCGTTCCGGGCCTATATTCCCGCATCAAGGGGATTTGTCCTTCGCTGGGTTGTGAGGATACTCTTCCTTCTCCTAATCTCCCTGCAACTGATTCCGGGACTTGGCGGTTTCATGGTGCCCATCATGGCCCTCATCAGTTACGCCCTCTACTCCGGCTATTTCAACAAGACGCTGCGGGAGGGCTCCAGCCCAGCCTAA